Proteins encoded together in one Miscanthus floridulus cultivar M001 chromosome 16, ASM1932011v1, whole genome shotgun sequence window:
- the LOC136511840 gene encoding uncharacterized protein yields MAARRSASSTRRGLLPALLLILCSSVPPLAAAYRPGDIVPMLRSGQYHGSRTVWFDVVGRHCPAFAVNREVLMPIPKPTGFTGADPYKITFQIGHEKFHVPWLYVINRKTSEVPLIDFHLKYSGNDILGVTAKVVDMPHHYVEVHPDIKKNFWDPQNWPKYVLVRYTWEEQSEIDVAGGFYVLFGSGLVLSFILAIYVLQSSQEKLTRFVREAVADSSLPEGGVAKVE; encoded by the exons ATGGCCGCTCGCCGGAGCGCCAGCTCCACCCGACGCGGCCTCCTCCCcgccctcctcctcatcctctgctCGTCCGTCCCGCCCCTCGCCGCCGCATACCGCCCAGGAGACATCGTCCCGATGCTCCGCTCGGGACAGTACCACGGC TCGAGGACGGTGTGGTTCGACGTGGTGGGCCGCCACTGCCCGGCCTTCGCAGTCAACCGGGAG GTGCTGATGCCAATCCCAAAGCCGACGGGGTTCACTGGTGCTGATCCGTACAAGAT AACATTTCAAATTGGACATGAAAAGTTCCATGTTCCTTGGCTTTATGTTATAAATCGCAAGACCTCTGAAGTTCCACTGATCGATTTCCATTTG AAGTACTCTGGAAATGATATACTTGGGGTAACAGCtaaagttgtggacatgcctcACCACT ACGTGGAAGTTCATCCTGACATAAAGAAGAATTTCTGGGATCCACAGAATTGGCCAAAATATGTTCTTGTTAGATATACATG GGAGGAGCAATCAGAGATAGATGTTGCTGGAGGATTTTATGTGTTATTTGGATCCG GGCTTGTTTTGTCCTTCATTCTTGCAATATATGTCCTACAGTCATCTCAAGAGAAGTTGACAAG GTTTGTGCGAGAAGCAGTTGCAGATAGTAGCCTCCCAGAGGGAGGAGTTGCAAAGGTCGAGTGA
- the LOC136511839 gene encoding UDP-xylose transporter 3-like → MGVGGEKFQLGTVGALSLSVVSSVSIVICNKALMSSLGFNFATTLTSWHLLVTFCSLHVALWMKFFEHKPFDSRTVMGFGVLNGISIGLLNLSLGFNSVGFYQMTKLAIIPCTVILETLFFRKKFSRSIQMSLSVLLLGVGVATVTDLQLNAVGSILSLLAIITTCIAQIMTNTIQKKFKVSSTQLLYQSCPYQSLTLFLIGPFLDGFLTNQNVFAFNYTSQVVFFIVLSCLMSVSVNFSTFLVIGKTSPVTYQVLGHLKTCLVLTFGYVLLHDPFSWRNILGILIAVVGMVLYSYFCTVETQQKNSEVSPQQVKESEAAPLIADSLSKVENGGGVVDDEPLKVPMWSSKYSRE, encoded by the exons ATGGGCGTCGGCGGGGAGAAGTTCCAGCTGGGGACGGTGGGGGCGCTGAGCCTCTCGGTGGTGTCCTCCGTCTCCattgtcatctgcaacaaggcgCTCATGAGCTCCCTCGGCTTTAACTTCG CCACTACCTTGACAAGCTGGCATCTGCTGGTTACATTCTGCTCCcttcatgtggcattatggatgaAGTTCTTTGAGCATAAGCCTTTCGATTCAAGAACTGTCATGGGATTTGGAGTACTTAATGGAATCTCCATTGGGCTCCTCAACTTGAGTCTTGGCTTCAACTCTGTTGGGTTTTACCAG ATGACTAAGCTGGCGATCATCCCGTGCACTGTCATTTTAGAGACACTTTTCTTCAGGAAGAAGTTCAG TCGGAGTATCCAGATGTCCCTTTCTGTGCTCCTTCTTGGTGTTGGTGTTGCAACTGTCACTGATCTGCAACTCAATGCTGTCGGATCCATACTGTCCTTGCTGGCAATTATCACGACTTGCATTGCTCAAATT ATGACAAACACCATCCAAAAGAAGTTCAAGGTCTCGTCAACCCAACTGCTCTACCAGTCTTGCCCTTACCAATCACTGACCCTGTTTCTCATTGGCCCCTTCCTTGATGGCTTTTTGACTAACCAAAATGTCTTTGCTTTTAATTATACATCTCAAGTTGTG tttttcattgtgttgtcgtGCTTGATGTCGGTCTCAGTGAACTTCAGCACTTTTCTTGTGATCGGAAAGACATCTCCTGTTACTTACCAAGTCCTGGGGCATCTTAAAACATGCCTTGTTCTTACCTTCGGTTATGTTTTGCTTCACGATCCGTTTAGCTGGAGAAACATACTTGGAATCCTAATTGCAGTAGTTGGAATGGTCTTGTATTCATACTTCTGCACAGTGGAGACCCAGCAAAAAAACAGCGAAGTCTCCCCACAGCAG GTGAAAGAAAGCGAGGCAGCCCCTTTGATTGCAGACTCTTTGAGCAAAGTTGAAAATGGGGGCGGTGTTGTTGATGACGAGCCTTTGAAGGTACCCATGTGGAGCTCAAAGTATTCGCGGGAGTGA